The Anastrepha ludens isolate Willacy chromosome 2, idAnaLude1.1, whole genome shotgun sequence genome contains a region encoding:
- the LOC128855681 gene encoding tissue inhibitor of metalloproteinase: MDVRKYLGLLALMLLSLLALYSSPVEACSCMPSHPQTHFRHADYVVLIRVMRKSYRLVENNIVYKVEVKRSYKIDEFGQKMLKHGRIVTPNSDAMCGVNLDIGKLYVIAGRGPYLNSCSYVKEYLKMSVVERRGFAGAYYKGYKCAIETCFGDSCLEEHQSATACKWSPFAKCETDFSACIPSRYRTPEGVISKCHWRRTPAYKKCMADP; this comes from the exons ATGGacgtaagaaaatatttgggtTTGTTGGCGTTGATGCTACTCTCGCTGTTGGCGCTCTACAGTAGTCCGGTGGAGGCGTGCAGTTGTATGCCCAGCCATCCTCAAACACACTTTCGCCATGCTGACTATG TTGTCTTAATACGTGTGATGCGCAAGTCATACCGTTTGGTTGAAAACAACATCGTCTACAAAGTGGAAGTCAAGAGGTCTTACAAG ATAGACGAGTTTGGGCAAAAAATGCTGAAACATGGCCGCATTGTGACACCAAATTCCGATGCTATGTGTGGCGTGAACTTGGACATTGGCAAGCTGTATGTGATTGCTGGTAGGGGTCCGTATTTGAATAGCTGCAGTTATGTGAAGGAGTATCTGAAAATGTCGGTGGTGGAAAGACGTGGCTTTGCGGGCGCCTATTACAAGGGTTATAAATGCGCG ATTGAAACCTGTTTCGGCGACTCTTGCTTGGAAGAACACCAATCGGCAACCGCCTGCAAATGGTCACCATTCGCTAAGTGTGAAACAGATTTTAGTGCCTGCATCCCTTCGCGTTACCGCACACCCGAAGGCGTCATCTCCAAGTGTCATTGGCGAAGAACGCCGGCGTACAAAAAGTGCATGGCCGATCCATAA